From Drosophila virilis strain 15010-1051.87 chromosome X, Dvir_AGI_RSII-ME, whole genome shotgun sequence, the proteins below share one genomic window:
- the LOC6633597 gene encoding endoribonuclease CG2145: MRCLALSALFVCVVIAGQCRITAGYRSEIEITPAPDVETTTKKSGWFGGFKKFFGSSSSSDAASSTSTTTTTTSTTTTTAKPPQKLPPLVISHAPLMPLGPRPDTPSSSPFGSTLAHGPQWPAAAQPTASQQPVLPTAATTGRLGAGGVAGGSTAPNLPPGFAPYRPQKPQPSGFDLSYSGGGAAGAAGGGAAPHPGFGLAPLTSSTTTSTSTTTTTTSTQRPRTNVQPGGIDVRFGSSTTSTVRPAQQKDEFPTLPVPRRPSLKEDYPALPTPKTPGSPTPSTPTSPSAWQAPLPTPVHPAVPAVKPAPAAVTPGTPAGSTGGGGGGVSFVPHTAGSTTTVRPGFQSTGNSVATDDEIRQLTEQLYTKESNSQLSHITVNLQGRTRSIDSGDEAPQPLLSVDAKALEPSTIAKMRLLFNNYEQDTLVNEHVTANERKEENEFLDAVMATSVMRQAMLFLQQKGLVTPDPKTHRDLVKELWFTQYSRGQGKIGSSGFEHVFVHEVKNGTIIGFHNWVYVNEEEQAGRFDYKGYMKEQDIGTKGKVLKVRFAHQGLNKPVDTMFIGTSPELELALYTVCFQLRPDRTCPVSLGNSKFGIVTYSWRYRGKSLIGSAYPEI; the protein is encoded by the exons atgcgTTGCCTGGCATTGAGCGCGTTGTTTGTTTGCGTTGTCATCGCCGGCCAGTGCCGAATTACAG CTGGCTACAGGAGCGAAATTGAGATAACGCCAGCGCCAGATGTGGAGACAACGACCAAGAAATCCGGCTGGTTCGGTGGCTTCAAGAAGTTcttcggcagcagcagcagcagcgatgcCGCCAGCTCcacctcaacaacaacaacaacaacatcgacgacaacaactacagcaaagCCGCCCCAGAAGCTGCCCCCGCTTGTCATTTCGCATGCGCCGCTTATGCCGCTGGGACCACGTCCGGATACGCCCAGCTCATCGCCCTTTGGCTCGACGCTAGCTCACGGCCCGCAATGGCCGGCGGCTGCACAGCCGACGGCAAGTCAGCAGCCGGTGCTGCCAACTGCGGCGACAACGGGCCGCCTGGGCGCCGGCGGCGTCGCTGGCGGATCGACAGCGCCCAATTTGCCGCCCGGCTTTGCGCCTTATCGGCCACAGAAGCCGCAGCCGAGCGGCTTTGATTTGAGCTATTCGGGTGGCGGCGCAGCGGGCGCTGCGGGCGGTGGCGCTGCGCCACATCCCGGCTTTGGCCTGGCGCCGCTGACAAGCAGCACGACGACGAGCACCTCGACCACGACTACGACCACGAGCACACAACGACCGCGCACGAATGTGCAGCCGGGCGGCATTGATGTGCGCTTTGGCAGCTCCACGACCAGCACGGTAAGGCCAGCACAGCAAAAGGATGAGTTTCCCACGTTACCGGTGCCGCGACGACCCTCGTTGAAGGAGGATTATCCGGCATTGCCCACGCCGAAAACACCTGGCTCGCCAACGCCAAGCACGCCAACATCGCCATCCGCGTGGCAGGCGCCTTTGCCGACGCCTGTGCATCCAGCTGTGCCGGCTGTTAAGCCAGCTCCGGCAGCTGTTACGCCCGGCACGCCAGCTGGCAGCACGGGTGGCGGCGGAGGTGGTGTCTCCTTTGTGCCGCACACGGCTGGCTCCACGACAACCGTGCGTCCGGGCTTTCAATCGACGGGAAATTCGGTGGCCACCGATGATGAGATACGTCAGCTAACCGAACAGCTGTACACCAAAGAGTCCAACAGCCAGCTGAGCCACATAACCGTGAATCTGCAGGGACGCACGCGCTCCATTGACAGCGGCGATGAGGCGCCACAGCC GCTGCTGAGCGTGGACGCCAAAGCCTTGGAGCCGTCGACCATTGCCAAGATGCGGCTGTTGTTCAACAATTACGAGCAGGACACGCTGGTCAATGAGCATGTGACCGCCAACGAGCGCAAGGAGGAGAATGAGTTCCTTGATGCCGTAATGGCCACGAGCGTTATGCGGCAGGCCATGCTGTTCCTGCAGCAGAAGGGCCTGGTCACGCCCGATCCGAAGACGCATCGCGATCTTGTCAAGGAGCTGTGGTTCACCCAGTATTCGCGCGGACAGGGCAAAATCGGTAGCTCCGGCTTCGAGCATGTCTTTGTGCACGAGGTGAAGAACGGCACCATCATTGGCTTCCACAACTGGGTCTATGTCAACGAGGAGGAGCAGGCAGGCCGCTTCGATTACAAGGGCTACATGAAGGAACAGGACATTGGCACG AAGGGCAAAGTGCTGAAGGTGCGGTTCGCACATCAGGGCCTGAACAAGCCGGTGGACACCATGTTCATTGGCACCTCgccggagctggagctggctcTGTACACTGTCTGTTTTCAGCTGCGTCCGGATCGCACCTGTCCTGTCTCTCTGGGCAACAGCAAGTTCGGCATTGTCACCTATTCGTGGCGCTACAGAGGCAAGAGCCTCATTGGCAGCGCCTATCCTGAGATTTGA
- the LOC6633598 gene encoding protein SPT2 homolog isoform X2, with product MDFGALLHYAKKNNDAATKEEGKYYSTKYAPPKKESKESKQLSSNIQKFLKKREAEEAERKRQEREKLNSLLAMRDEKSKNKIRKMLKVTKSANKSVLEDAKDCDNMALGAGEQPEGDDYGYVSTEANAFYQKYIEKVKDVQEDKGFAPSRPQSVRDLSGTKERVKAAITREREEAKTHTRQRISHGSTPRSTDKEPQVARAYGTADKKLYDPDAERRDEERKKREEEQKKAKVKRPAQPPPMDFQALLRLAEKKQHEPVNIAMPEKKKEPERLLSAREKREQEERQRWKEQRAERERMRESEAKAKEQRKENGNSQQRVMAPNGRIPKLNKAPPAKAPAGTAIPSSASESKAKPTSDSLKRPASTAPSSSSAKLSASTKPASGSGSNAGKRPPAASSGTRPASAGAGAAASVAAAASSKPSGSVQSRNPYASVNKNGGTREFPPRDASKTRAFPPADVQRPPNRRPLPVDARGRGGATAAGRKPAEPGNKRRIYDDDSEYDSELDDFIDDGDCEEDISSHIRDIFGYDKRRYRDLDEDDAQMESSFAQVQREEFISKKLGLQEDLEDMRMEAMHKKRKMAKKRPTRIDD from the exons ATGGATTTCGGTGCACTGCTGCACTATGCCAAAAAGAACAACGATGCAGCCACTAAAGAAGAG GGAAAATACTATAGCACGAAATATGCGCCGCCGAAAAAGGAGAGCAAGGAGAGCAAACAGCTGTCCAGCAATATACAGAAATTCCTGAAGAAGCGCGAAGCGGAGGAGGCGGAACGCAAGCGACAGGAGCGCGAGAAGCTAAACAGCCTGCTGGCCATGCGTGACGAGAAGTCCAAGAATAAGATACGCAAAATGTTGAAGGTCACAAAATCGGCTAACAAATCGGTGCTGGAGGATGCCAAGGACTGTGATAATATGGCGCTGGGCGCCGGCGAACAGCCGGAGGGCGATGACTATGGCTATGTGTCGACCGAGGCGAATGCCTTCTATCAGAAATACATTGAGAAGGTCAAGGATGTGCAGGAGGATAAGGGCTTTGCGCCCAGTCGGCCGCAATCTGTACGCGATCTATCCGGCACCAAGGAGCGCGTCAAGGCGGCCATAACACGCGAACGGGAAGAGGCGAAAACGCATACACGACAGCGCATCAGCCATGGTTCAACGCCACGCTCCACAGACAAGGAGCCGCAGGTGGCGCGCGCATATGGCACCGCGGACAAGAAGCTCTACGATCCGGATGCCGAGCGTCGGGACGAGGAGCGCAAGAAGCGCGAGGAGGAACAGAAAAAGGCCAAGGTTAAGCGGCCGGCGCAGCCGCCGCCCATGGACTTTCAGGCGCTGCTGCGGCTCGCCGAGAAGAAACAGCACGAGCCCGTCAACATAGCCATGCCCGAGAAGAAAAAGGAGCCGGAGCGTCTGCTGTCGGCGCGAGAGAAGCGCGAACAGGAGGAGCGCCAGCGATGGAAGGAGCAGCGTGCCGAGCGCGAACGCATGCGCGAATCGGAGGCGAAGGCCAAGGAGCAGCGCAAAGAGAACGGCAACAGCCAACAGCGCGTCATGGCGCCAAACGGACGCATACCCAAGCTGAATAAGGCGCCGCCCGCCAAAGCGCCAGCCGGAACAGCAATTCCGTCCAGTGCCAGCGAATCCAAAGCAAAGCCCACAAGTGATAGCCTTAAACGGCCGGCGTCCACAGCGCCCAGCAGCTCCAGCGCCAAACTCAGTGCCAGTACAAAGCCAGCCAGCGGGAGCGGAAGCAATGCCGGCAAGCGTCCGCCCGCGGCCAGCAGCGGGACAAGGCCAGCCTCAGCTGGAGCTGGTGCGgctgcttctgttgctgcCGCGGCCAGCTCAAAGCCCAGTGGAAGTGTGCAATCTCGTAATCCGTATGCGTCCGTTAATAAGAATGGCGGCACGCGTGAATTTCCGCCGCGAGACGCTTCCAAGACGCGTGCATTTCCGCCCGCCGATGTTCAGCGCCCGCCCAATCGCAGGCCGTTGCCAGTCGATGCACGTGGACGTGGTGGAGCAACCGCAGCCGGACGCAAACCAGCCGAGCCGGGCAACAAAA GACGCATTTATGATGATGATTCCGAGTATGATTCCGAGCTGGACGACTTTATTGACGATGGCGACTGCGAGGAGGATATATCATCGCATATACGCGACATCTTTGGCTATGATAAGCGCCGATATCGCGATCTCGACGAGGATGATGCCCAAATGGAATCAAGTTTTGCTCAAGTGCAGCGCGAAGAGTTTATTAGTAAGAAATTAG GTTTACAAGAGGATCTGGAGGATATGCGCATGGAGGCGATGCATAAAAAAcgcaaaatggccaaaaagcgACCAACGCGCATCGACGACTAA
- the LOC6633598 gene encoding protein SPT2 homolog isoform X1 — translation MDFGALLHYAKKNNDAATKEEQGKYYSTKYAPPKKESKESKQLSSNIQKFLKKREAEEAERKRQEREKLNSLLAMRDEKSKNKIRKMLKVTKSANKSVLEDAKDCDNMALGAGEQPEGDDYGYVSTEANAFYQKYIEKVKDVQEDKGFAPSRPQSVRDLSGTKERVKAAITREREEAKTHTRQRISHGSTPRSTDKEPQVARAYGTADKKLYDPDAERRDEERKKREEEQKKAKVKRPAQPPPMDFQALLRLAEKKQHEPVNIAMPEKKKEPERLLSAREKREQEERQRWKEQRAERERMRESEAKAKEQRKENGNSQQRVMAPNGRIPKLNKAPPAKAPAGTAIPSSASESKAKPTSDSLKRPASTAPSSSSAKLSASTKPASGSGSNAGKRPPAASSGTRPASAGAGAAASVAAAASSKPSGSVQSRNPYASVNKNGGTREFPPRDASKTRAFPPADVQRPPNRRPLPVDARGRGGATAAGRKPAEPGNKRRIYDDDSEYDSELDDFIDDGDCEEDISSHIRDIFGYDKRRYRDLDEDDAQMESSFAQVQREEFISKKLGLQEDLEDMRMEAMHKKRKMAKKRPTRIDD, via the exons ATGGATTTCGGTGCACTGCTGCACTATGCCAAAAAGAACAACGATGCAGCCACTAAAGAAGAG CAGGGAAAATACTATAGCACGAAATATGCGCCGCCGAAAAAGGAGAGCAAGGAGAGCAAACAGCTGTCCAGCAATATACAGAAATTCCTGAAGAAGCGCGAAGCGGAGGAGGCGGAACGCAAGCGACAGGAGCGCGAGAAGCTAAACAGCCTGCTGGCCATGCGTGACGAGAAGTCCAAGAATAAGATACGCAAAATGTTGAAGGTCACAAAATCGGCTAACAAATCGGTGCTGGAGGATGCCAAGGACTGTGATAATATGGCGCTGGGCGCCGGCGAACAGCCGGAGGGCGATGACTATGGCTATGTGTCGACCGAGGCGAATGCCTTCTATCAGAAATACATTGAGAAGGTCAAGGATGTGCAGGAGGATAAGGGCTTTGCGCCCAGTCGGCCGCAATCTGTACGCGATCTATCCGGCACCAAGGAGCGCGTCAAGGCGGCCATAACACGCGAACGGGAAGAGGCGAAAACGCATACACGACAGCGCATCAGCCATGGTTCAACGCCACGCTCCACAGACAAGGAGCCGCAGGTGGCGCGCGCATATGGCACCGCGGACAAGAAGCTCTACGATCCGGATGCCGAGCGTCGGGACGAGGAGCGCAAGAAGCGCGAGGAGGAACAGAAAAAGGCCAAGGTTAAGCGGCCGGCGCAGCCGCCGCCCATGGACTTTCAGGCGCTGCTGCGGCTCGCCGAGAAGAAACAGCACGAGCCCGTCAACATAGCCATGCCCGAGAAGAAAAAGGAGCCGGAGCGTCTGCTGTCGGCGCGAGAGAAGCGCGAACAGGAGGAGCGCCAGCGATGGAAGGAGCAGCGTGCCGAGCGCGAACGCATGCGCGAATCGGAGGCGAAGGCCAAGGAGCAGCGCAAAGAGAACGGCAACAGCCAACAGCGCGTCATGGCGCCAAACGGACGCATACCCAAGCTGAATAAGGCGCCGCCCGCCAAAGCGCCAGCCGGAACAGCAATTCCGTCCAGTGCCAGCGAATCCAAAGCAAAGCCCACAAGTGATAGCCTTAAACGGCCGGCGTCCACAGCGCCCAGCAGCTCCAGCGCCAAACTCAGTGCCAGTACAAAGCCAGCCAGCGGGAGCGGAAGCAATGCCGGCAAGCGTCCGCCCGCGGCCAGCAGCGGGACAAGGCCAGCCTCAGCTGGAGCTGGTGCGgctgcttctgttgctgcCGCGGCCAGCTCAAAGCCCAGTGGAAGTGTGCAATCTCGTAATCCGTATGCGTCCGTTAATAAGAATGGCGGCACGCGTGAATTTCCGCCGCGAGACGCTTCCAAGACGCGTGCATTTCCGCCCGCCGATGTTCAGCGCCCGCCCAATCGCAGGCCGTTGCCAGTCGATGCACGTGGACGTGGTGGAGCAACCGCAGCCGGACGCAAACCAGCCGAGCCGGGCAACAAAA GACGCATTTATGATGATGATTCCGAGTATGATTCCGAGCTGGACGACTTTATTGACGATGGCGACTGCGAGGAGGATATATCATCGCATATACGCGACATCTTTGGCTATGATAAGCGCCGATATCGCGATCTCGACGAGGATGATGCCCAAATGGAATCAAGTTTTGCTCAAGTGCAGCGCGAAGAGTTTATTAGTAAGAAATTAG GTTTACAAGAGGATCTGGAGGATATGCGCATGGAGGCGATGCATAAAAAAcgcaaaatggccaaaaagcgACCAACGCGCATCGACGACTAA